From the genome of Bosea sp. Tri-49, one region includes:
- a CDS encoding glycosyltransferase family 4 protein codes for MKIAFHTPLNRYGDGAPSGDRLMARQLVTLLEELGHAVEIVPAERSFMREPDPALLAAHKKAAQSVIASLTERWQAPDARPDLFFTYHCHYRAPDLIGPALVEHFALPYLVAEASDAQKRFDGPWAGAAALAREAILRADLHLCMTARDREGLSRLIPEPDRLIELPPFLLGVEEVPEHSAAPRADGEPLRLIAVAMMRQGNKAACYLFLARTLARIIDLPWTLTLIGDGPERPAIEAAFASLPPGSVRFLGRQARADILAELASHDLFVWPGLNEAYGVVYLEAQAAGVPVAALDSGGVPAVVARDRTALLAPHDDEAALAATIVRLIRDAELRARMGAAARRFAREERNGEDARAILATALDGAIARNGRRDLERAL; via the coding sequence GTGAAGATCGCTTTCCATACGCCGCTGAATCGCTATGGCGACGGCGCCCCCTCCGGCGACCGGCTGATGGCGCGCCAGCTCGTGACGTTGCTGGAAGAGCTCGGCCATGCCGTCGAGATCGTTCCGGCCGAGCGCAGCTTCATGCGCGAGCCCGATCCGGCACTGCTCGCCGCTCACAAGAAGGCGGCGCAGAGCGTGATCGCGTCACTGACGGAACGTTGGCAGGCGCCGGACGCCCGGCCCGACCTGTTCTTCACCTATCACTGCCACTACCGCGCCCCGGACCTGATCGGCCCAGCCTTGGTCGAGCATTTCGCCCTGCCCTATCTCGTCGCCGAGGCCAGCGACGCGCAAAAACGCTTCGACGGCCCGTGGGCGGGGGCGGCAGCGCTCGCTCGCGAGGCAATCCTGCGCGCCGATCTGCACCTTTGCATGACGGCGCGCGACCGCGAAGGCTTGAGCCGGCTCATCCCGGAGCCGGACCGCCTGATCGAGCTGCCGCCTTTCCTGCTCGGGGTCGAAGAGGTTCCCGAGCACTCCGCCGCACCGCGCGCGGACGGCGAGCCTCTGCGGCTGATCGCAGTCGCGATGATGCGCCAGGGCAACAAGGCGGCCTGCTACCTCTTTCTCGCCCGCACGCTCGCGCGCATCATCGACCTGCCCTGGACGCTGACCCTGATCGGCGACGGGCCGGAGCGCCCAGCCATCGAGGCCGCCTTCGCCAGCCTTCCACCCGGCAGCGTCCGTTTCCTCGGCCGGCAAGCGCGCGCCGATATCCTCGCTGAACTCGCCTCTCACGACCTCTTCGTCTGGCCAGGCCTGAATGAGGCTTATGGCGTGGTCTATCTCGAAGCGCAGGCCGCGGGGGTTCCCGTGGCAGCGCTCGACAGCGGCGGCGTGCCCGCCGTCGTCGCACGTGACCGCACCGCCCTGCTCGCTCCCCATGACGACGAAGCTGCGCTGGCGGCAACGATCGTGCGACTGATCCGCGATGCCGAACTACGCGCTCGCATGGGCGCCGCCGCTCGACGCTTCGCTCGTGAGGAGCGCAACGGCGAAGATGCGCGCGCAATCCTCGCA